One part of the Vicia villosa cultivar HV-30 ecotype Madison, WI linkage group LG6, Vvil1.0, whole genome shotgun sequence genome encodes these proteins:
- the LOC131612663 gene encoding uncharacterized protein LOC131612663: protein MEPENIDWNNIDSTFVLDETYEYFDAPKWVDFIASNELLVDEEDDETWFCTQDCKHRKIVKDLPKPTPTTMKSKAKMLKFASFSEILPFRDRNRREKSLLVKNCDENRRPSCSRNLDEDTENKNPNFTATIFDGGNNNKLKKPLLEERNDSKECDVRSDRRSKLKSTFSAQNLLGGREIMSQITGFCSELKRLATRKGASKKGGGADPNVVLGELNLKEKIVRRKERVPLLVVKEGALP from the exons ATGGAACCAGAAAACATTGACTGGAACAACATCGACTCCACCTTTGTTCTAGACGAGACTTACGAGTACTTCGACGCGCCGAAATGGGTTGATTTCATTGCTTCCAATGAGCTTCTtgttgatgaagaagatgatgaaacaTGGTTTTGCACTCAAG ATTGCAAACATCGCAAAATTGTGAAAGATTTACCAAAACCCACCCCCACAACAATGAAGTCCAAGGCAAAGATGTTAAAATTTGCAAGCTTTTCTGAAATTCTTCCATTTAGAGACAGAAACAGAAG GGAAAAATCTCTGCTTGTTAAGAATTGTGATGAAAATAGAAGACCCAGTTGTTCAAGGAACTTGGATGAAGATACTGAGAATAAAAATCCAAACTTTACTGCTACGATTTTCGATGGTGGGAATAATAATAAGCTGAAGAAACCGTTGTTGGAAGAGAGAAATGATTCGAAAGAGTGTGATGTGAGAAGTGATAGAAGATCGAAACTGAAGAGTACATTCTCTGCTCAGAATTTGTTGGGTGGTAGAGAAATCATGAGTCAAATCACAGGGTTTTGTTCTGAATTGAAGAGGCTAGCAACAAGGAAGGGTGCTAGTAAGAAAGGAGGGGGTGCAGATCCAAATGTGGTGTTGGGGGAATTGAATTTGAAGGAAAAGATTGTGAGAAGGAAGGAAAGGGTGCCATTGCTTGTTGTTAAGGAAGGGGCACTACCTTGA